The DNA region GATTCCTGAGACGCATATATGCAGATGCCAACCACTAATATGCTAAGTATCAGGCTAACTTTCCTTACACCGGAATATATCTTTCTTCTTAACAGCCAAAAAAATATTTTAACATGATGCACTTTTGAAACGACCGTAAATAACGTTGCATGTTTATCCAGGTAAGCCTGAAATTTAAGTTCTGAACTCGCGATAAGCATAAATATCATGAACAAACAATTCAGGCCAACGATGCCGGACATGAAAAGCGTATAGGGATTCCAGTCGTTGTAAAGGCCGTAAATAATAGCTGCGATGGATACAGCCAACACCACAATATTGGGTAAGTTGTTTTTTAAGTTTTTTTCATCTTTGATATCCTTGGGGGTAGCTATGTACGGAACATTCTTCCTGATAATAGTATAGATAAAACCTAATATAAAAACCCACCATGTACCTATGAGCAGCAATCCCCCAACTACGTGAAATCCCCGTTCATTATCCTCCATTACCCATTGCTGAACAAAATGCCTGATCAGAACAACTGACGTTATAAAAGGAACACTGATAACTAAAAACTCAGAAAAGTCCATCCTTAACGGGAAAGCATCGGTGAACAGGGATATGACCGGAATTGAAAAATTAATAAGAAATACAAAACCAGATAAGTAAAACAGAGGTAAAAGACCGTAATGAAGTTTCTGCCGCCAGTTGAATTTTCTGAAAAGTTTAACATAGGAGGTCACCAGAAGCTCAAAAACCCCCCGCGACCATTTCAATTGTTGCTTATAATAAGCTGACAAAGTAGCCGGAACCAGGCCTCGGGTCAACACAGCGGGTACATAAACGGATTTCCAATTGCGCGCATGGAGCTGCATTGCGGTATGCATATCTTCAGCCAGCCCGGCGGCGTGTCCGCCAATAGATTCCAACGCTGTTCGTCTGAAAGTACAATTGGCGCCTATAGCCTGGACAGTTCCATAACTGTTCATGCACATCATCATCGGGCCGTAAAACTGATAGGTTTGTTGTGCCGCGCCTTTAGCTATCCATCCAATGTCGTGATTGTAATAGGCCTGCACAATTTGCACATAACCAATTTCCGGGTTATCAAAATGAGCTATTATCGGATCCAGAAATTCGGGTACGGGTATATGGTCAGGATCAAGAATTACACATAGTTCGCCTGATGACTGGGCTAACGCGTTATTAATATTGCCGGCTTTGGCGTTGATCTTTTTAGTTCTTGTTATGTGATGAACACCCAGTTCTTTACAAACTGATTTCAGGTAAGGATCATCGGCCTCGTCACATAAAAAGGTTTCGTGAGGATAACGTATAGCCTGAATTGCAGTAAGTGTTTCAACAATCATTTCATATGGTTCACCGGCGCAAAACGTGGTAAATATGTCTACCGTATATTGTTTCGTTATGGGTAAAGCAGGCGGAACGCTTATTGACCAATAATGATACCACTCATATATTACCTTAAAAAAGGTATAAACAAAGGTTGATATTAATAGCCAATATAGTGGCCGATAACCAATAACTGATTTTCTGAGCAGGCTATGTATTAAAAAAAACATACAAAGCAAACCAATGATGATCATCAGCCTTAAATAGAATAATTGCCGTTTGGAAGGTGGTTTTATAGTATTGTTCATGGATTCTTTAATACATAAAAGGGAGTGTTTGAGGTAGCAAACGAGCCCTTTTGATCATATACATAAACCAATAAGCGATAAGGGCCTTCTGTGGCGGGTACTTTAAACTTCAAGTCCGGTCCGCTATGCCCGATTATTAAATTTTTAATCTCCTTTGGTTTCTTTTGGTTAAAAGCGCCATTGGGTTTGAACCAATCCTCCGCAAATATTTTCCATTGAAATGTTAAGCCGGTGGTATCAGGATCTTCAAGATACACTTTGCTGTTTATTGTTATGCCAGGCTTAAATAAGATATTGTCCCTGGCACCTTTTCCATCTACCAGCATATATTTCAATGCAGGGGCCTTCTTAGGCGCTTTTTGGCCTGTCCAGATATAATGCATCACCTGAACGGCCCCGGTTTCAGCGCCATTCTCGTCAAACAGACTGAACCAGGTTGGCGTTAGTTCCTGTTTTTGACCCCAGTAAAATACCATCGACCCCAGAAACCTGGAATTATTAACCGGCATATACTTTTCATAGGTTGAAAGATATTGCTCCGCCTTTTTTGTGCTGGTATTTTCAATATAAGCCCCCCAGGCATTTTGATTGTCCGCGACCCAGGGCCCTTCAATTCCCCATTCTGTTATTAAGAATGGGCCATCCCAAAACCATTTGAAATTCTGTAAGTCTTCATTTAATGTTTGGATCGAACCAAA from Mucilaginibacter sp. SJ includes:
- a CDS encoding glycosyltransferase family 2 protein; the encoded protein is MIVETLTAIQAIRYPHETFLCDEADDPYLKSVCKELGVHHITRTKKINAKAGNINNALAQSSGELCVILDPDHIPVPEFLDPIIAHFDNPEIGYVQIVQAYYNHDIGWIAKGAAQQTYQFYGPMMMCMNSYGTVQAIGANCTFRRTALESIGGHAAGLAEDMHTAMQLHARNWKSVYVPAVLTRGLVPATLSAYYKQQLKWSRGVFELLVTSYVKLFRKFNWRQKLHYGLLPLFYLSGFVFLINFSIPVISLFTDAFPLRMDFSEFLVISVPFITSVVLIRHFVQQWVMEDNERGFHVVGGLLLIGTWWVFILGFIYTIIRKNVPYIATPKDIKDEKNLKNNLPNIVVLAVSIAAIIYGLYNDWNPYTLFMSGIVGLNCLFMIFMLIASSELKFQAYLDKHATLFTVVSKVHHVKIFFWLLRRKIYSGVRKVSLILSILVVGICIYASQESDEDASFNVTRSFDAKNEVSKKSFAEFISSSDTTGLSQLIRQSRLYNSVSKALSDTSKNIIEQDPVTGQKRLSVNPSFFSSVKGVIYSKGNYWYKNIAPLTKKMIVNDFEDIRKAGINTIKIYGPNIYDHSIFEAAAQKGLKINYSFWVPAPSSFINDTTYLHEQFNIILNTINKNKSNPNISAWNLGNSTYQQLSQFYHGPQLYQAQQHYINLLKRLINEIKHEDPTRPLTIDLLSSPTLNPAMQILKGQIPAIDAFGVIVDNKRSLKYVSRDFKTPYFFSCTDPGALEGVQHSGGIFYANWQDQQSGTAVTFNGLKDVWGRNKRYLYKISRNWNGNTPVNNLPDIKILKPALTTTPGASLRYNALVFSYGHWNIAAYLKTGLKFEWYLVKTDNWGNATGMKKVGSSPDVYVTIPKNDDRYRLYLVATDGDNVTVDYATLNTPPQN
- a CDS encoding glycoside hydrolase family 2 TIM barrel-domain containing protein; this translates as MNEAGGNTIRVWDTLNLGSILDSAQAHHLAVIAGLPMPPSESIDNFYKTQEASAHVGRIAGIVNRFKHHPALLSWCVGNELAFPYKPKYHQFYTIFNDVVDMIHRDDPQHPVTTTIMSFQKKNIVNIKLRTKIDFISFNVFGSIQTLNEDLQNFKWFWDGPFLITEWGIEGPWVADNQNAWGAYIENTSTKKAEQYLSTYEKYMPVNNSRFLGSMVFYWGQKQELTPTWFSLFDENGAETGAVQVMHYIWTGQKAPKKAPALKYMLVDGKGARDNILFKPGITINSKVYLEDPDTTGLTFQWKIFAEDWFKPNGAFNQKKPKEIKNLIIGHSGPDLKFKVPATEGPYRLLVYVYDQKGSFATSNTPFYVLKNP